The Elusimicrobiota bacterium sequence TGTGGGATGTCCTTTCAGGGCCCGTCGGGGGCAAGAAAATCGTCGGGGGCGTCATCACGAGTAGATTTGGGGGAACCATTGCCCAAACCGGGGTTTCCGTTTTTTACTCCCCCGAGATCATGGCGAAGGTCCGCTACAAAAAGCCTCCCCCGCTCCGATTGATGTCGCGGCGAAATATCAGTGTCCCTTACTGAGCCTCTGGTTTAACAAACATTTAAAGCGAAACAATGATGCTATCAATGAAAGGGGCCCCCTTTGGGTGCGGGGGGGCACCATTTTTTCGGTCGCCTGCGCCCGCCCTTCGCGTTGCGGCGGACTGGTTAGTTGACGTTTATGAAGGCCGACTCCGCGGCACGTAGCTCCCGGCCGAACAACCGAAGAAAGTAGTTCCTACCAGGGCCGGTCCAGAGTTTCTCCAGGAGGTGAGATCCCGAGGCTTTCTCGCGGAGCGTCAAGCAACCGTCTATCACCCCTTGGCAGGAGAAAGTAGATTGGTCCACCAATCCGGTTTCTTGGGTTGTTAACACAAGGGCGGCTCCCGACAATGACGCCCGGCCAACGCCCACGAGGCCCGGTAGCGCCCCCCCGCCTATCCAGGATCGGGTCCGCATACGGAGGCGGTATAAGGTGGGAACGATTTTTTTTCAAACCCTGTTAGTGGCCGATCAGGTTGAGCCCCAATTTAACCACCGGAATCAGGAGGAGGAGCCAGAACGAAGCGCTCCAAAGGAGGTTCCAGGAAGGAGCGCCGCGTTGCAATACCGTCAACCCTTGCACAAACACCACCTCGCAGGCCCCGTTTCCCGTATCGTATCGAGTGAGGCTCGAGTTTCGCCAAAACTCCGGTTGGGCGGCGTCTTGGTAAGCCACGAGGCGGCCCGTGAGGTGGATTTGGTCCCCCACCCTCAGTCGCGCGATGTCGGTGCGCAGGGACTCCTGATCGGTGATCAAGTGGTTATTGGACACTTCGGAGGGCCGGAGGTTCACTCCGTCCGGGTAACGCCAATTGCAAGTCCAAGGACCGTTCCAAAATTTCACTCGATGGAAGTCGTCGGTGGCGACGTTCTCCCCCCAGATGACGCAGACGTCTTTGGTGTCTAGGGATTTTCCGTTGTGATAGATGTCCGCCAGACCGGTGGTGTGGTTGTGGCTCACGACGAGACCCCACAAATCATAACGGGCGAGAGGTTGAACGTTGTAGGGCCGGCCCTTATATGAAAAAGCGAACCGCGTTTCCCCGGCCTCCCTTTGCGTGGGGGACTGGCAGAGTTCCTGGCGGATTTCACTGGCCGCCGGCAGACGGCCCTTCTGGAACCAGGCGAGCGGAGCGATCGCCAAGGCGGCCAAGAAAATGACGTTTAACCCCCCCTGGATTTTCACAGAGGCGGGACGAACTTAAAGGCGGGCAAAATACCACCCCCCGAGGGCCAGAAGCAAAAGGATCAAAAAAACGTCCACCAACAGCCGGAGAGCCCCGACGTCCGAACGCAATTTTCGGATTTCGCGCTCATGGGCGAGCATCAGTTCCTGGGCGTTGTCCCGCCATTCCTCCAGCTCGTCCAATTGCCGCCCGAGAGCGGCGGGGGTGGCCGCGGGCTTTTCTTTTACCGGGCGGGTTTTTTTGTTAAAGAATTTTGAAAAAACCGAGCCTGCGCCCGCCCCCACAATGGGGGAAATGATGGCGGTAATCCATTCGATCACGGCGTCCTCCTTGTATGGCTTTAGTATGGCGCCAAATTGTGGAGCGCGCCAGGGGGGCTTGAAAAAAGAGCGTTCGGGGGATAGGCTTAAGGGGCCGGCGCCCGAGGAGGGCCGCCCCGGGCGCACTCGCGTGCCCCTTGGGCAGTCTCCCAGGAGGACGCCGTGTCGAAGGAGCGGGTGGGTCACAGCCGTCGGACTTACGGGTCGATCGGGCTCGCGGGAGGCGTGGCGATTTGGTTGGCCCAACCCTTCCTCGGCCCCGCCCTCCTGCACGCCGAGGCCCCCCCCGCCCCGTCCGAAACCGCCCAGACGGAATTCCGCCCGCCCAACGTCTCGACCCAGACCGTGAGGAAAGATCAGCGTTTCCTGCAGAAAACCGTGACCGCCCTCGCCTGGCCCTTCCGTCCCGTGAAAGATTTCTCAGACGCGGCCTTCGAAGGCCTGTTTCGGCTGTTCCCCTCCGGCCAGAATTTACCGAGCCATCTTAAAAACAAACGTCATTGGGATTACCCATGGCCTTTTCACCGAATCCCGCGGGGCTGGACCACCTTCCGATGGGGAAAACCAAAGATGCTCCTGGGAAACCAGGTGAGCCAGGAGGAGGGAAGCCCCAAACCCATCGGAGAGCCCGGCAGTTTCCAGTTTTCCCGGTATCCCGACCTCCCGATTCCCCTCTCCTGGTTGCCGCTCTACCTGGCGGTGACCACGTCCGGCGGAACCCACTTCCGCCTAGGCGCCCGCTGGGATGACGTGGACGCCTACACCCAATTCCCCTCCGTGGCGATCAAACACCTGGAAAAAAAACGGTCGAAGGACGCCCCTCCTCACCAACAATAGAAAATGGCACGAAGTTTTCTTGACAGTGGGCCGCCGCCTCTCTATAATCTTTTCGTGCAACGGTGGGGACGGATGCTCTTTTCGGAGCAAGGAGAACTGAAAGAATCAGCGCGGTTGGGGCTCTGGGTGATGGGGCTCTCCGGCGCGGGGGTTCTCTGTCTTTGGCTTTTGGCCCGCAGGTCCCCCGCCGCAGGCGCGTCGCCGCCCCTCACGGCTCTCGCGCCGACGCCGGTGGAGGCGGCCCGTTTCGTTGTCACAGCGGGGACCTTCACCCGGGGAACTCGGCTTTTCAATATTCTGCGCGGCGCCTCCCTTTCCCCTCAACGATCGCAAAGCGTCGTTTCAGCCCTGGCCAAGGTTTTGGATCCCCGCACATTGAAGGAAGAGGACCGCTACGAAGTCCGGCACAGCACCTCCGGAGAGTTCCAAAGCCTTTCGGTGGTGCGGAAACTGACGCGCTTCGTGGTGGAGGCGGCGCCGGGGGTTCCTTTCTCCTCCCTCGCCGACGGAAGAGCGGAGTCGGCCCTGGCCGCGAGGAAGGAACCGATCCCGCTCACCACCCAGGAAAAAACGGCCGCGGGGACCCTGTCCGACTCGCTGTGGCTCTCTCTGCGCGCGCGCGGGCTCGAACCGCCCGTGATCGTGGAACTGGCCGACATTTTCGCCTGGAACATCGACTTTTTGACGGAAACCCGCGACGGAGACCGCTTCGCCCTCGCTTGGAAAGAGGACCGGACCCCGGACGGCCGTCTGGTGGAGGTGAAAATCCTCGGCGCCATCTACGACGGAAAAGTCACGGGCCATCACCGAGCGACGCGTTTCATGGAAGACTACTACGATGAAAAAGGCGTTTCTCTGCGGAAGGCTTTTCTCCATGCCCCGCTCAATTTTCGCCGGATTTCTTCGGGGTTCACCAACCGCCGTTTTCACCCGATTCTCCGCCAATGGCGCCCCCACCACGGCACGGACTACGCCGCGGCGAGCGGAACCCCCGTGGTTTCCGTCGGCGACGGGACCGTTCTTTTCCAAGGGAGGTCCGGGGGATTGGGCAATTTGGTGAAAGTCCGACACAACGCGACCTACACCACTTATTACGGGCATTTATCCCGGTTCGCCAAGGGAGTGGGCGCCGGAACGAGGGTCCGGCAGGGACAAGTGGTCGGTTATGTGGGGTCCACGGGGCTCTCCACGGGACCGCACCTCCATTTCGAGGTGCTCAAGAACGGGACGACCGTTAATTTTCTAACCTTGAAAATGCCGGCCATGGGGTCGGTGCCGAAAGGACGGATGAAAGCCTTTGAACAAAAGCGCGACCAGGTCCTTCC is a genomic window containing:
- a CDS encoding M23 family metallopeptidase, with product MARSFLDSGPPPLYNLFVQRWGRMLFSEQGELKESARLGLWVMGLSGAGVLCLWLLARRSPAAGASPPLTALAPTPVEAARFVVTAGTFTRGTRLFNILRGASLSPQRSQSVVSALAKVLDPRTLKEEDRYEVRHSTSGEFQSLSVVRKLTRFVVEAAPGVPFSSLADGRAESALAARKEPIPLTTQEKTAAGTLSDSLWLSLRARGLEPPVIVELADIFAWNIDFLTETRDGDRFALAWKEDRTPDGRLVEVKILGAIYDGKVTGHHRATRFMEDYYDEKGVSLRKAFLHAPLNFRRISSGFTNRRFHPILRQWRPHHGTDYAAASGTPVVSVGDGTVLFQGRSGGLGNLVKVRHNATYTTYYGHLSRFAKGVGAGTRVRQGQVVGYVGSTGLSTGPHLHFEVLKNGTTVNFLTLKMPAMGSVPKGRMKAFEQKRDQVLPPLEQQLAVLSKN